Genomic segment of Sodaliphilus pleomorphus:
AAAACGGAATTGCGAGCCAATCCCACTATAAGGGGTAGTAAATGTTATAAAATTGCTAATGAAAAAGTTTTGCAGTTCCATTTAAAAGCCGTAAATTCGTAACGAAACCACAAGGTTGGTTCCATGACTGACAAACATAACTAAAACCTATAACATCAACTCATAATGAGCTATTTGAAATTTGACAAGAACCTGATGATTAATCTGGAGCAATCGCTTCACAAGGAGATATTGCGCACTAATCAATCGGGTGCTTATCATTGTACGACTATTGTGGGCTGCAACACGCGCAAGCAGCACGGGCTGTTGGTCATCCCAGTGCCCGAGCTTGACGACGACAACCATGTGCTGCTGTCGTCACTCGACGAGACCGTGATACAGCACGGTGCCCCCTTCAACCTGGGCATCCACAAGTACAATGGTAATGTGTTCAGCCCTAATGGACACAAGTATATACGTGAGTATGATTGTGAGCGTGTGCCCACCCACACCTTCCGCGTGGGCGGTGTGATACTGAAACGAGAGAAGATCTTCATCACCAACGAAAACCGCATCTTGATACGTTACACGCTGGTCGAGGCTCACTCCAAGACTACCTTGCAATTCCGCCCGTTTCTTGCTTTCCGCAACGCCAACGACCTGTGTGTAGAAAACAGTGTGGCCAGTCGTGAATACCAAGAAACGACCAACGGCATTTCTACGTGCATGTATGCGGGGTATCCCACCCTCTACATGCAGTTCAATCACAAGCCGCGTTTTGTCTTCGATCCGCATTGGTACAATGGCATTCAGTATATCAAGGACCAGGAGCGTGGCATCCCCTACACCGAGGATCTTTATGTGCCCGGGTATTTTGAAATCGACATCAAGAAGGGTGAGCCCATTGTGTTCTCGGCAGGTACCAGCGAGGTCAACACGCGTGCCCTCACCAAGATGTATGAAGACGAAATCAAGAGCCGAACGCCTCGCACGAGTTTTTATAATTGCTTGAAAAACAGTGCTAAGCAATTTTATATTTCTACCAAGCACGGCCATTACATCATTGCTGGTTACCCATGGTTCAAGATCAGGGCCCGCGACCAGTTTATCGCCTTGCCAGGCTGCACGCTCAGTGTGCATCACCGCCCCGACTTCGAGGCTATCATGGACACTGCTGCCCTGGCATTCGACAAGTGGATGAAGACGCTTGAGCCCGACAAGCACTTGCAGGGCATCGATTTGCCCGATGTGCCGCTCTGGGCCATTTGGGACGTGCAACGCTACTCCCACGACCAGTCCAACGAGATTGCCCGCAATCGCTATGGAAACATGTGCAAGAGCCTGATCAACTTCATAATCGACGGCAAGCACCCCAATCTGCGCGTAGACGACAACGGCCTCGTGTGGACCGATGGCACCAAGAAACCCATGTCGTGGATGGATGCTGCCAACCCCGACGGCACGCCCATGATACCGCGCACTGGTTATTTGGTAGAGTTTAATGCGTTGTGGTACAATGCTCTCATGTTCCTTCAGGAAATATACGACGGCGTCGCCGAGGAGCAGACCAACGTCGCTCGATGGAAAGCAATCTCGCTCAAAGCCAAGACAGCCTTTGTCGACACCTTCCTCAACGACTATGGCTACCTCTATGACTATGTGAACGGTACCTACACCGACTTGAGCGTGCGTCCCAACATGGTGATTGCTGTGGGCATCGATTACTCTCCTCTCGACCGCCGGCAGCGCAAGGTCGCTCTCGATGTCATCACTCGTGAGCTGCTCACTCCCAAGGGACTGCGCACCTTGAGCCCGAAAAGCTTTGGCTACAATCCCTGGTATGTGGGCAATCCAGAGCAGCGTGAGCGTGCCTATTTCACAGGCTCGGCCAGACCCTGGCTCATGGGCTTTTACAGTTACGCCTACGTCAAGGTGTTCGGCATGGGAGGAATCTCCTTTATCGAGCGCATGATGATAGGTTTTGAAGACGAGATGAAGGAGGGCGGCATTGGCACGCTGTCGGAGCTCTACGACGGCAACCCACCGTTTACTGGTCGTGGAGCCATCAGCTATGCTGCCAACGTGGGCCACATATGCTGGGTGCTGCGACTGCTCAAGAACCTCGATGTTGTTTAATGTACATAAATTTTTACTAATATATGAAAGCTTTAATGTTTGGCTGGGAGTTTCCCCCTCACATTCTCGGCGGCTTGGGCACCGCAAGCTATGGGATAACCAAGGGCATCGCCCAAAACGGCGACATGGACATCACCTTTGTCATTCCCAAGCCGTGGGGCGATGAGCCCAAGGAATATGCCAAAATCATAGGAGCCAATTGCACTCCAGTGGCATGGCGCGACGTGAACTGGGACTATGTGCAAGGGCGCATAGGCAACGTGATGGATCCTCAGCTCTACTACGACTTGCGCGATCACATTTACAGCGATTTCAACTACATGAATACCAACGACCTGGGCTGCATTGAGTTCAGTGGCCGATATCCCGACAACTTGCTTGAGGAAATCAACAACTACTCGATTGTGGCCGGGGTGATTGCCCGCACCATCCCGTGCGATATCATTCATGCGCACGACTGGCTCACCTATCCTGCCGGCATCCATGCCAAGCAGGTCACGGGCAAGCCGCTTGTGATACATGTGCATGCCACCGATTTCGACCGCAGTCGCGGCCATGTCAATCCCACCGTGTTCAACATTGAGCGCGACGGCATGATACATGCCGATCACATCATCACGGTGAGCAACTTGACCCGCCGCACCGTGATCGAGCACTATGGCATTCCCCCCGAAAAAGTGACCACCGTGCACAATGCCGTTGAGCCGCTCAGTCAGGAGTACTTAGAGATCAAACCACCGCACAAGCACGACAAGGTTGTTACGTTCTTGGGACGTATCACGATGCAGAAGGGGCCCGAGTATTTTGTCGAGGCTGCTGCACAGGTGCTGCACAAGATGCACAACGTGCAATTTGTGATGGCTGGCAGTGGCGACATGATGGAGAAAATGATCAACCTTGCCGCAAAGCGCGACATAGCCGACCGCTTCCATTTCACCGGTTTCCTGAAGGGCAAGCAGGTCTACGAGATGCTTGCAGCCAGCGATGTCTATATCATGCCCTCGGTGAGCGAGCCTTTTGGCATTTCTCCTCTCGAGGCCATGCAGATGGGTGTGCCCAGCATTATCTCTAAGCAAAGCGGCTGTGCCGAGATACTCGACAATGTGATTAAGGTCGACTACTGGGACACCAATGCCATAGCCGATGCAGTCTACTCGATACTTATGTACCCGGCCATGTACAAGCAATTGCGCGACCACGGCCGCGACGAGGTGGGCCGCATCGTGTGGAAAAAGGCTGGCGCCAAGATTATCGACATCTACAAGCGTCTTGTCAACCAATAAAACGCGTAACTCTATTCATCACTTTTAAATACTTTACACAACAATGAAGGCGATTTGTTTTTATTTCCAGATACATCAGCCATTCCGCTTGAAGACCTACAGGTTCTTTGATATCGGCAATGACCATTACTATTACGACGATTTTTCCAACGACGACATCATCACCCGCATTGCGCAGCGCTCCTATTTGCCTGCCAATGAGATGTTGCTCAACATGATAAAGGAAAACGGCAAGAACTTCAAGGTGGCATTTTCAATAAGTGGCACCGCCCTTGAGCAGCTCGAGCAGTATGTGCCCGAGTTTATCGACTCGATGAAGGAGCTTGTCGATACTGGTTGCGTTGAATTCTTGAGCGAGACCTATGCCCACTCTCTTGCCTCGCTTGAGGACCAGGACGAGTTTGTGCAGCAAGTCAAAGACCACGACAACAAGATCTATCAGCTGTTTGGCCAGCACCCCAAGGTGTTCCGCAACACCGAGCTCATCTATGACGACGACATCTCGGCAGTTGTTGCCTCTATGGGTTTCAATGGTGTCATCACCGATGGTGCCAAGCACATCCTTGGTTGGAAGTCGCCCAACTACATCTACAATTCTCCCGTGGTGCCCAAGTTGAAACTGCTGCTCAAAAACTCCAAGTTGAGCGATGACATTGCTTTCCGCTTCAGCAATTCTGAGTGGGCCAGCTATCCCTTGACTGCCGACAAGTATATCAACTGGATTGCCGAGCTCCCCGAAGAGGAGCAAATCGTGAACTTGTTTATGAACTACGAGACCTTCGGCGAGCTGCAACCGCGCGAGAGCGGTATCTTCGAGTTTATGAAGGCTCTGCCGCGTTTTGCCGCCCAAAAGGGTATACAATTCTGGACGCCGAGCGAGGTTGTGGCCAAGATGAAGCCCGTCGACCAACTCTCGGTGATGCACCCCATCAGCTGGGCCGACGAGGAACGCGACACGAGCGCCTGGCTGGGCAACACACTACAGCAAGAGGCTGTGCACAAGTTGTACTCCATAGGCGAGCGCGTGCGCTTGTGCCGTGACCGCCGCATCAAGCAGGATTGGTATTACCTGCAAGCCAGCGACCACTTCTTCTACATGAGCACAAAGCACAGCCAGGACGGGTCGGTTCACTCTCACTACAGCCCCTACGACTCGCCCTACATGGCCTTTACCAACTACATGAATGTGCTGAGCGACTTCATCATTCGTGTCGAGGAACAGTATCCCGAGACTATCGATAATGAAGAGCTCAACTCGCTGTTGCTCACAATTCGCAACCAGGAGACCGAAATCAGCGAGCTCAAGCACGAGGTGGAGATGATGCGCAACAACATCGTCAAGGACACCACTGGCGACTTTCCTGTAACTGGCAGCGAAGAGCCGGCAAAGTCAACTGTGAAGGCTGCAGCTCCTGCCAGGCCGCGTGCCAAGGCAAAGAAAGCGACAGCAAGGACGACAGCGACAAAAAAGAAATAAATACACATTATCTCATTAAAGCAACTTCAAGGGGAACCTGGCATCCATGTGCGGTGCCGGGTTCCCCTTACCATGTGTTGTTCCACTCTGCCCTGTATCGACGTGGTGTTGCTGTGCTCTCACGTGTTTTGCACATGGCGATTGATGACATGGGCCATGCGCTTTAGCCCCTCAAGCATGCGTGCCCGTGGGCATGCAATGTTGATGCGCATGTACCCCTCGCCTTGCGCCTTGCCGTAGATGGTGCCGCTGTTGACCATCACTTTTCCCTCGGTGAGCAACAGGTGTGTCAGCTGGTCGCTGCTCAGGCCTGTTGACTTGATATCGACCCACACCAGGTAGGTTGCCTCGAGCTTGGTCACTTGGCAAAATGGAAGGTGTTGTGCAAAGTATTGCTTGAGCACATTGTAGTTTTCCCACAAGTACTGCCTCAACTCTTCGAGCCAGTCGGCTCCTTGGTTGTAGGCGGCGATGAGTGCTTCTACACCGAAAGGATTCACATCGCACACCTCGTTGTCGTTGATGGCACGGTCTATTTTCTTGCGCCAATCTGGATGGTTGGTCACTATGTTGGCAATCTGCAGCCCGGCGGTGTTGAAGGCCTTGCTGGGCGAGACGCAAGTGATGCATCGGTCTTGCAACTCGGGCGATATCGAGGCAAAGGGCATATAGTCGTAACCGGGCATCGTGAGCTCGCAATGTATCTCATCGCTCACCACAATCACGTGGTTTTGTGCACATATCTTGCCCACTTGCGACAACTCCTCTTTGCTCCACACCCGTCCGGCAGGATTGTGTGGATTGCACAGCAAGAGCAGTTTCACCCTGGCGTCTTTTGTTTTCTCTTCGAGGTCGTCATAGTCCATCACATAGGTGTCGCCCGTGGCGATGAGTGCATTGTCGACAATCTCGCAGCCATTATTGACTATCGAGGAGAAGAAGCAGTTGTACACTGGCTGTTGCACTACCACCTTGTCGCCTGGGCTTGTGAAGGCCTTGATGATTGCCGAGATAGCTGGCACCACACCGCTGGTGTAGAGTATCCAGTCGCGCTCGATGGCCCAGTGGTGCCGGGTGCCGAACCAGTCGATGGTGGCTTGGTAGTAGGCCTCGGGCACAGTCACATATCCGTATATGCCATGTTGTGCGCGGCGTGTCACTGCTTGAACCACAGCGGGAGCAGTGCAAAAGTCCATGTCGGCCACCCACATCGGTATCACGCCGTCCTCCTCAGGGGTATCCCACTTGTAGGAATTAGTACCTCGGCGGTCGATGATTTTATCAAAGTCGTACTTCATCGGCGTGTCTCAATGATGCAATTGGCTGGTTGCTTGATGTACTGGTCGATTGTGATGCGGCCTATGCTGTCGGCCACAATGTGACCGCTTGTTGGGTTCTTGATTTCGGTGATTGCACCTTTGATTGTGGCCTCTACTGTCGATTCCTCAAAGGCTCGGTCGCAGCTGGCGTCGAAGGTACAATCCTCCAGCACAAGATTCTCGGCATAGCACAGTGGTTGCTCTCCGCTGATGTGGCAACGCACAAGCTTCAAGTTGCGAGAGTGCCACCCCAGGTATTCGCCGTTGAGCTCCGAGTCGTATATTGTCACATTGTCGGTCTCCCAAAATGAATCTTTGGTTGTGATTTTGGCATGGCGTATTTCGGCATTTTTTACATACTGAAACACGTACTTGCTGTCACTCACAAGCCCGTCGACTTTCACATTGCTGCAGAACATGAATGGGTAGGTGCCGCCATGTGGCGTGAGGTTGTTGATTTTCAAGTCGTTGACTCGCCAAAATGTCTCGTCGGCATCATTGATGGTCACATTGCGCAGTTCCACGCGGTTCATCTCGCGGAACAGCTTGGGCGCGTCGATTATGGTGTCGGTCATGAGCATGTCGTCGCTGTACCATATCGCCGAACGCGAACCTGGCTCAAAGTGGCAATGTGTTATCACCGACCCATACACATGCCAAAAGGGATATTTCCCGATGAATGTGCAATCGTGTGCCTCGATGTTGTGGCACAGCTTGATGCCCGATTCACCCTCATCGATGGTCACATTGTAGAGCTTGGTCTCACGCAGGCCAAATAGCGGTCGCTCGCCTGCAAAGGTTTTATCTTTTATTATTTGCATGATTGCTATGAAATTTATTGATGTCGTTTTATGTTGCAAATGTATCTGTTTTACGCCTTAACCTGATAACACAAATTCCTGCAAAACATACCTGTTTCACGCTTTGTGTTTTATTTTTATCCACCGGTCCGATTTCAGACGCCACAAGTAGATGCTGCCGCGGAAGATGAGTTCGATGCACATGGCTGTCCACACTCCCGTGAGCCCCATGTGGTAGTGCAGAACAAACAGGGCCGACAAGGTAATGCGCACGCCCCACATGCTCACAACATTCATCGCGCAGGGAATGAGGGTGTCACCTGCACCCACAAAGATACCGTAACTCACAATTGCTGCTGCAAACATGGGTTCGGCCCATGCCTCGATGCGCAAGGCAGCAGTGCCTTGCTCGATAATGCCTGGAACAGGCGACATGATGCTCATCATTACTGGCGCCCCTATCCACATGAGCACACCCATGAGCCCCATCACAGTCATGCCCATGACTACAGTGATGTTGGCAAATCGCCGAGTCAAGTCGCGCCGGGCCGCTCCTATGCTTTGTCCCACCAGCGTGGTTGCAGCATCGGCTATACCATAGCCTGGCATGTAGCACAGGCTCTCGGCTGTGATGGCAAATGTGTTGGCAGCCAGCGCGATGCTTCCAAGTGGCGCTACTATTGCCGTGATGGTGATCTGGGCGCTGCACATCACAATGTGTTGCAGCCCCATGGGCAAACTAATTTTAAATGCCTTTCTCAAGCACTGCCCTCGTGGCTTGAAACTGCCATGCTCATGGTTGAGGCGCAGCTCTTTCGACTTAAAGCACATGTAGTATACCATGGCAAAGCAGGTTATCATTTCGGCCAGAAAAGTGCCCAGGGCAGCGCCGGTCACGCCCAGGTTGGCCCCTGGCAGGGTAAAGTCGATGCCCATGACTTGCAGGTTGTGAGCAGGGAAAATCAAGAAAAAATTGAAAATCACGTCGAGCACGCCCATCATCACGTTGAGCATGCTGGGCACCTTGATGTTGCCGCTGCTCCTGAGCATTCCGCTTGCCAGGAAGTCGAGTGTGAGAAATGGTATCGCCAGCGAGAATATGAGAAAATAGGTCGAGGCTTTGCCTGTAATGTGGTCATTGCCTTTCAGCCAGGTAGGCAAAAACGGGCTTATCAAGCATCCTGCCAGCCCCACTGCCAGTCCAAAGATGAGTATCGTGATCATCGACTGCCTCAGTACCGAGCGTGCTTCGGCAGGCCGACCTGCTCCAATGAGGTGGGCCACTTGTACCGAGAATCCGGTGGTCGCAGCATTGCACACCCCGGCAAAGAGCCATATAGTGGTCGACACCAGTCCTATCGAAGCCGAGTCGTCGGCTCCCAGCCGTCCCACCATCGAGGCGTCGATATATTGCATGAGTATCGACGTCAATTGGGCCAGTATTGCCGGTATCGAGAGCAGGGCAGTGAGCCGCAACTCCTGCTTCAACGTCATGGCTTTGCCATCGCGTATCATTGCCAGTAATGCGTCTTTCCCGAGTGTTGCCATGCGTTTCTGCTCCTTTTTTTGTGATTATTTGATTGTGATTGTTTATGGGCTTGCAAAGGTAAAAAAAAGCCCCGCTTTGTGCAAGCGGGACTTTGATAAGTTGCTAGTATTTTCTGTTAGAATTACTTGGCACGGTTGATAGTGACGGCACGGTCGAGCGAAGCAGCCTTTGCACCATAGTTGGTGAGCTCGCCATCGTTGATTTGTGCGTCGAGACGACCAGCATCGATACCCTTCTTCACGAGCATCTTCTTCACCGAAGCAACACGCTCCTTGCGCAGGCGGGTGTTGATGGTCTTGTTACCAGTGTAGTTGTCGGCCCAGCCAGTGAGCACGTAGTTGTTCGACTCGTTCTTCATCACTTCGCCCACAGCGTCAACAACCTTCTGCTGAACGCCCACAACCTTCGAAACGTTGATGGGGAAGTAAACGGTTGCGAGAGGAGCCTCGGCCACAGGAGCGGGTTCGGGAGCCTTGCGGTTGCGGCACTCGTCGAGTTGCTGCTTCAGGTTGGCAATGTTCTGGTTGGCAGCCTCAAGTTTTGCACGCAGGTCGTCAACATAAGCATCGGTGTACTTGATCTCGGGGCAAACGGGAACCACGGGAGCATTCCACTCAGTCTTGTTGAACTTGTAGGAAAGACCAACGAGTACCGAAGGAATCTCGTTCCAGCTCTTGCCAGCGTTCCAGCCATCAACATGCTCTTGCATCTCGTCGAAACGCAGGTCGAGCAGGATGTTGACGTGATTGCTCACACGGAAGGTGTTCAACAAACCAGCACGGAAGCTGAAGTTACGCGACTCCTTGCCTTCGTTGGCCGAATACTCCCAGTTACCCCTGTCGTCGTTCATGAGCTCACGAGAATATACCCAGTGAATGCCCATACCGCCGTAGAGCACAGCGTTGTAGAAACGACCGGGCTTGTAGCCCATCACCCAGTTGGTGAGGTTGAACATCAGGTCGCCAAATGCACCAATGTTGTTGAATTGCTGCTTGTGGAAACCGTCTTTAGCAAGCTCGTTGCGGTAGCCCAGCACGCTCTCATAGTAGGCAGGTGTTGCACCCTTGAGCTGCTCAAACTCACCGCCGAAGCGTGCTCCCCACAGTGGAGAGAACCACTTGCCTACAGCGAGGTTGCCCTTCAGGCCAATACGATCGCCAAACTTAGCATGCTTGTCGTACTTCGACATCATGACGCCAGCTCCGCCTTCTGCCTCAACAAACCAGTTGTCCTGCATTCTGTTGAACAGATAGCCTTGAGCTGGATCCTCAACATAAGTCACCTCCTGAGCGTTGACTGCAGCAGGTGCCATCAGCATTGCGCATGCAAATGCTAATAATGTAATCTTTTTCATAGACTTACGTTTTTTTTGTTATTGTAATTAAACACTTAAAAAATTATATTCTACAACAAATTATGTGCAAATATATATATTTTTTGTGAATGGCGAGCACTCTTTTTCAAAAAAAGCGTTTTTATTCACCTTTTTTTTGTTTTTTCACCCAGTTTTCGATTTTTTCAGCGATATTTTCGGGTGTAAAACCAAATTTTTCTTCCAGTACCTTGTAGGGAGCCGATGCCCCAAAATGGTCAAGACCATATATATAGCCGTTAGGTATCACTCTGAGCAGGGTCGAGGGCAGTCCTGCTGTGAGTCCAAAGGCAGGCACTCCGCCCGGTATCACTTGCTCGCAATAGGACTTGTCTTGATTTAAGAACAAGCCTATCGAGGGTATCGACACTACTTGTGCCTTGATGCCGCTTGTGGCAATTATGCGTGCGGCATCGATGAGTGTTGCCACCTCCGATCCGTTGCCCACGAGCACAACATCGGGGTTGGCCTCGGCTTTCACCACATAGCCGCCGCGCTGGGCGCCCAGTGCATCGTTGTATCGGGCTGCGTAGTCGTTGCCATGCTGCGAGGGCAGGTCGGCAACGTTCTGGCGCGAGAGTATGAGCGCCGTTGGGGTAGTGGTGTTTTCCATTGCCATTTTCCAGGCTACCGTTGTTTCGGCAGCATCGGCCGGTCGCAGCACCAGCATGCTGTTGCGGCCGTGATGATTTTTGAGCTCCTCGAGCAGGCGTATTTGTGCTTCTTGCTCTACGGGCTCGTGGGTAGGTCCGTCTTCGCCCACGCGGAACGCGTCGTGGGTCCATATGAATTTCACGGGCAGCTCCATGAGTGCCGATAGTCTCACTGCCGGCTTCATGTAGTCGCTGAATACAAAGAAGGTGGCGCAGGCACCTATCAGGCCGCCGTGCAGGGCGATGCCGTTGATGATCGCTGTCATTGCCAGCTCCGACACGCCGCTGTGCAGGAATGCGCCGCCGAAGTCGTGTGGCTTGAAAGCTCCCGTCTTCTTCAGGAAGGCTTCGGTCTTGTCGCTGTTGGCCAGGTCGGCCGACGATACAATCATGTTGTGCTCTTTCTCGCCGAGCACGGCCAGCACGTCGGCACTCGCCGAGCGGGTGGCAATGCCTGGTTTGTGCACGATACTCGAGTAGTCGATTGCTTCTATCTTGCCGTCGATGTAGTTTTTCAGCTCTTGAGCCTTTTCGGGATTGGC
This window contains:
- a CDS encoding MalY/PatB family protein, translating into MKYDFDKIIDRRGTNSYKWDTPEEDGVIPMWVADMDFCTAPAVVQAVTRRAQHGIYGYVTVPEAYYQATIDWFGTRHHWAIERDWILYTSGVVPAISAIIKAFTSPGDKVVVQQPVYNCFFSSIVNNGCEIVDNALIATGDTYVMDYDDLEEKTKDARVKLLLLCNPHNPAGRVWSKEELSQVGKICAQNHVIVVSDEIHCELTMPGYDYMPFASISPELQDRCITCVSPSKAFNTAGLQIANIVTNHPDWRKKIDRAINDNEVCDVNPFGVEALIAAYNQGADWLEELRQYLWENYNVLKQYFAQHLPFCQVTKLEATYLVWVDIKSTGLSSDQLTHLLLTEGKVMVNSGTIYGKAQGEGYMRINIACPRARMLEGLKRMAHVINRHVQNT
- a CDS encoding transketolase family protein, which translates into the protein MLNKELMDRAANNIRILAAAMVENAKSGHPGGAMGGADFINVLYSSYIINDPDDPTWFGRDRFFLDPGHMSPMLYGVLHLTGKYSIDDIKSFRSWGSRCPGHPELDPEHGIENTSGPLGQGHVMAVGCAIAERFISQHYSPVFSHKTYAFISDGGVQEGISQEAGRIAGYLGLSNLIMFYDSNDVQLSTDCDAVSNENTAAKYRAWNWNVLEVDGTDPVAMAEAIEKAQHETMRPTLIVGHTIMGRGCVTADGKNYEGQCSTHGNPLSKSGASYEKTIENLGGDPQNPWVTFAEVADLYAKRNDELRKIVVERKAQEQKWIEANPEKAQELKNYIDGKIEAIDYSSIVHKPGIATRSASADVLAVLGEKEHNMIVSSADLANSDKTEAFLKKTGAFKPHDFGGAFLHSGVSELAMTAIINGIALHGGLIGACATFFVFSDYMKPAVRLSALMELPVKFIWTHDAFRVGEDGPTHEPVEQEAQIRLLEELKNHHGRNSMLVLRPADAAETTVAWKMAMENTTTPTALILSRQNVADLPSQHGNDYAARYNDALGAQRGGYVVKAEANPDVVLVGNGSEVATLIDAARIIATSGIKAQVVSIPSIGLFLNQDKSYCEQVIPGGVPAFGLTAGLPSTLLRVIPNGYIYGLDHFGASAPYKVLEEKFGFTPENIAEKIENWVKKQKKGE
- a CDS encoding DUF3737 family protein, translated to MQIIKDKTFAGERPLFGLRETKLYNVTIDEGESGIKLCHNIEAHDCTFIGKYPFWHVYGSVITHCHFEPGSRSAIWYSDDMLMTDTIIDAPKLFREMNRVELRNVTINDADETFWRVNDLKINNLTPHGGTYPFMFCSNVKVDGLVSDSKYVFQYVKNAEIRHAKITTKDSFWETDNVTIYDSELNGEYLGWHSRNLKLVRCHISGEQPLCYAENLVLEDCTFDASCDRAFEESTVEATIKGAITEIKNPTSGHIVADSIGRITIDQYIKQPANCIIETRR
- a CDS encoding OmpA family protein, producing MKKITLLAFACAMLMAPAAVNAQEVTYVEDPAQGYLFNRMQDNWFVEAEGGAGVMMSKYDKHAKFGDRIGLKGNLAVGKWFSPLWGARFGGEFEQLKGATPAYYESVLGYRNELAKDGFHKQQFNNIGAFGDLMFNLTNWVMGYKPGRFYNAVLYGGMGIHWVYSRELMNDDRGNWEYSANEGKESRNFSFRAGLLNTFRVSNHVNILLDLRFDEMQEHVDGWNAGKSWNEIPSVLVGLSYKFNKTEWNAPVVPVCPEIKYTDAYVDDLRAKLEAANQNIANLKQQLDECRNRKAPEPAPVAEAPLATVYFPINVSKVVGVQQKVVDAVGEVMKNESNNYVLTGWADNYTGNKTINTRLRKERVASVKKMLVKKGIDAGRLDAQINDGELTNYGAKAASLDRAVTINRAK
- a CDS encoding MATE family efflux transporter, with the protein product MATLGKDALLAMIRDGKAMTLKQELRLTALLSIPAILAQLTSILMQYIDASMVGRLGADDSASIGLVSTTIWLFAGVCNAATTGFSVQVAHLIGAGRPAEARSVLRQSMITILIFGLAVGLAGCLISPFLPTWLKGNDHITGKASTYFLIFSLAIPFLTLDFLASGMLRSSGNIKVPSMLNVMMGVLDVIFNFFLIFPAHNLQVMGIDFTLPGANLGVTGAALGTFLAEMITCFAMVYYMCFKSKELRLNHEHGSFKPRGQCLRKAFKISLPMGLQHIVMCSAQITITAIVAPLGSIALAANTFAITAESLCYMPGYGIADAATTLVGQSIGAARRDLTRRFANITVVMGMTVMGLMGVLMWIGAPVMMSIMSPVPGIIEQGTAALRIEAWAEPMFAAAIVSYGIFVGAGDTLIPCAMNVVSMWGVRITLSALFVLHYHMGLTGVWTAMCIELIFRGSIYLWRLKSDRWIKIKHKA
- a CDS encoding glycoside hydrolase family 57 protein, with amino-acid sequence MKAICFYFQIHQPFRLKTYRFFDIGNDHYYYDDFSNDDIITRIAQRSYLPANEMLLNMIKENGKNFKVAFSISGTALEQLEQYVPEFIDSMKELVDTGCVEFLSETYAHSLASLEDQDEFVQQVKDHDNKIYQLFGQHPKVFRNTELIYDDDISAVVASMGFNGVITDGAKHILGWKSPNYIYNSPVVPKLKLLLKNSKLSDDIAFRFSNSEWASYPLTADKYINWIAELPEEEQIVNLFMNYETFGELQPRESGIFEFMKALPRFAAQKGIQFWTPSEVVAKMKPVDQLSVMHPISWADEERDTSAWLGNTLQQEAVHKLYSIGERVRLCRDRRIKQDWYYLQASDHFFYMSTKHSQDGSVHSHYSPYDSPYMAFTNYMNVLSDFIIRVEEQYPETIDNEELNSLLLTIRNQETEISELKHEVEMMRNNIVKDTTGDFPVTGSEEPAKSTVKAAAPARPRAKAKKATARTTATKKK
- a CDS encoding glycogen debranching enzyme N-terminal domain-containing protein, whose product is MSYLKFDKNLMINLEQSLHKEILRTNQSGAYHCTTIVGCNTRKQHGLLVIPVPELDDDNHVLLSSLDETVIQHGAPFNLGIHKYNGNVFSPNGHKYIREYDCERVPTHTFRVGGVILKREKIFITNENRILIRYTLVEAHSKTTLQFRPFLAFRNANDLCVENSVASREYQETTNGISTCMYAGYPTLYMQFNHKPRFVFDPHWYNGIQYIKDQERGIPYTEDLYVPGYFEIDIKKGEPIVFSAGTSEVNTRALTKMYEDEIKSRTPRTSFYNCLKNSAKQFYISTKHGHYIIAGYPWFKIRARDQFIALPGCTLSVHHRPDFEAIMDTAALAFDKWMKTLEPDKHLQGIDLPDVPLWAIWDVQRYSHDQSNEIARNRYGNMCKSLINFIIDGKHPNLRVDDNGLVWTDGTKKPMSWMDAANPDGTPMIPRTGYLVEFNALWYNALMFLQEIYDGVAEEQTNVARWKAISLKAKTAFVDTFLNDYGYLYDYVNGTYTDLSVRPNMVIAVGIDYSPLDRRQRKVALDVITRELLTPKGLRTLSPKSFGYNPWYVGNPEQRERAYFTGSARPWLMGFYSYAYVKVFGMGGISFIERMMIGFEDEMKEGGIGTLSELYDGNPPFTGRGAISYAANVGHICWVLRLLKNLDVV
- a CDS encoding glycosyltransferase family 4 protein, yielding MKALMFGWEFPPHILGGLGTASYGITKGIAQNGDMDITFVIPKPWGDEPKEYAKIIGANCTPVAWRDVNWDYVQGRIGNVMDPQLYYDLRDHIYSDFNYMNTNDLGCIEFSGRYPDNLLEEINNYSIVAGVIARTIPCDIIHAHDWLTYPAGIHAKQVTGKPLVIHVHATDFDRSRGHVNPTVFNIERDGMIHADHIITVSNLTRRTVIEHYGIPPEKVTTVHNAVEPLSQEYLEIKPPHKHDKVVTFLGRITMQKGPEYFVEAAAQVLHKMHNVQFVMAGSGDMMEKMINLAAKRDIADRFHFTGFLKGKQVYEMLAASDVYIMPSVSEPFGISPLEAMQMGVPSIISKQSGCAEILDNVIKVDYWDTNAIADAVYSILMYPAMYKQLRDHGRDEVGRIVWKKAGAKIIDIYKRLVNQ